One window from the genome of Lacerta agilis isolate rLacAgi1 chromosome 16, rLacAgi1.pri, whole genome shotgun sequence encodes:
- the LOC117061137 gene encoding taste receptor type 2 member 7-like, with protein MGITTPFGIFSQTILAIESAVAFLGNGFILIVNGHRWLQNRKMAPCDVLLTSLSTSRIMLQLTMLTNKILYCNSAESDMRAYGRDIGTFLWIFLSSVNFWCATWLNIFYCVKVTNFPHHLFLWLKLRIDVLAPRLLGMVIIALMLFSVHPVIVRFGNKKHCNLSETLTWNASLSKVCHDPLFIFRTLQLCSLCTSSTLSVVASMVLLISLWRHRRNLRKSGSVIKDLSTQVYLSVMKSLLFSLLIDMTYFAALIIPVGDFFRYGTYGSLSFAMVLSAIPSAHTIILILSNPKLKEILFRILNIRHVAS; from the coding sequence ATGGGCATAACAACTCCATTTGGCATCTTTTCCCAGACCATTTTAGCAATTGAGTCCGCCGTTGCCTTTTTAGGAAATGGATTTATCCTAATTGTGAATGGGCACCGATGGCTCCAAAACAGGAAGATGGCCCCTTGCGACGTCCTCTTGACAAGTTTGAGCACCTCCAGAATTATGCTGCAGCTGACCATGCTGACTAATAAAATTCTGTACTGCAACTCTGCAGAGAGCGATATGCGTGCATATGGACGAGATATTGGCACATTTCTCTGGATATTTCTCAGCAGCGTCAACTTCTGGTGTGCCACATGGCTCAATATCTTCTACTGTGTGAAGGTCACCAACTTCCCCCACCACCTGTTCCTCTGGCTGAAGCTAAGGATCGATGTACTTGCACCCAGACTGCTCGGAATGGTGATAATAGCTCTCATGCTCTTCTCTGTTCATCCAGTCATTGTTCGTTTTGGAAACAAGAAGCACTGCAATCTCTCAGAAACTCTGACATGGAATGCCAGTCTCAGTAAGGTTTGCCACGACCCGTTGTTCATCTTCAGAACTCTACAGTTATGTTCTTTATGCACGAGTTCCACCCTCAGTGTAGTGGCATCCATGGTTTTGCTCATCTCTCTTTGGAGGCACAGAAGGAATCTAAGAAAGAGTGGCTCTGTCATTAAGGACCTCAGCACTCAGGTCTATCTCAGTGTCATGAAGTCTTTGTTATTCTCTCTGCTCATTGACATGACGTACTTTGCTGCTTTAATCATTCCTGTCGGCGATTTTTTCAGGTATGGGACTTATGGCAGTTTAAGTTTTGCGATGGTGCTGTCTGCAATCCCTTCAGCCCATACCATAATCTTAATATTGTCCAATCCCAAACTGAAAGAAATCTTATTTCGCATACTAAACATCAGACATGTGGCTTCATAA
- the LOC117061136 gene encoding taste receptor type 2 member 10-like has translation MGITTPFAILFQTILAIESAVAFLGNGFIIAVNGHRLLQNRKMAPCDFLLTSLSTSRIMLQLTILTNKIQYFNSAESDMRAYGQVIGTFLWIYLSNISLWCATWLNIFYCVKVTNFPHHLFLWLKLRIDVLAPRLLGMVIIALILISAHPTILYFENQKFCNLSETLTQNANLSKVCKDPYFVFRTLQLCSLCMSFILSVATSMVLLISLWRHRKNMKKSGPVIKDLSTQVYLNVMKSLLFSLFVDMTYFATLIIPLSGSFRYGAYDSFSLVIVLSAIPSAHTIILILSNPKLKEILLRILNTRHVAS, from the coding sequence ATGGGCATAACTACTCCATTTGCTATCCTTTTCCAGACCATCTTAGCAATTGAGTCCGCCGTCGCCTTTTTAGGAAATGGATTTATCATAGCTGTGAATGGGCACCGATTGCTCCAAAACAGGAAGATGGCCCCTTGCGACTTCCTCTTGACCAGTTTGAGCACCTCCAGAATTATGCTGCAGCTGACCATCCTGACAAATAAAATTCAGTACTTCAACTCTGCAGAAAGTGATATGCGTGCATATGGACAGGTTATTGGCACATTTCTCTGGATATATCTCAGCAACATCAGCCTCTGGTGTGCCACATGGCTCAATATCTTCTACTGTGTGAAGGTCACCAACTTCCCCCACCACTTGTTCCTCTGGCTGAAGCTAAGGATCGATGTACTTGCACCCAGACTGCTTGGAATGGTGATAATAGCTCTCATACTCATCTCTGCTCATCCAACCATTCTTTATTTTGAAAACCAGAAGTTCTGCAATCTCTCGGAAACTCTGACACAGAATGCCAATCTCAGCAAGGTTTGCAAGGACCCATACTTTGTTTTTAGAACTCTACAGTTATGTTCTTTATGCATGAGTTTCATCCTCAGCGTAGCGACATCCATGGTTTTGCTCATCTCTCTTTGGAGGCACAGAAAGAACATGAAAAAGAGTGGCCCTGTTATCAAAGACCTCAGCACTCAGGTGTATCTCAATGTCATGAAGTCTTTGCTGTTCTCTCTGTTTGTTGACATGACGTACTTTGCTACTTTAATCATTCCTTTAAGCGGTTCTTTCAGGTATGGAGCATATGACAGTTTCAGTTTGGTGATCGTGCTGTCTGCAATCCCTTCAGCCCATACCATAATCTTAATATTGTCCAATCCCAAACTGAAAGAAATCTTATTGCGCATACTAAACACCAGACATGTAGCTTCATAA